One Cellulosimicrobium protaetiae genomic region harbors:
- a CDS encoding SDR family NAD(P)-dependent oxidoreductase, with amino-acid sequence MTHSDTKGDGNSPPPPLPVLVTGGTNGVGLRTARRLVRSGRPVVVTGTRERTVAEASRATGATGVVLDLASPTSVDDAADEILARTGGRIGAVLLNAGTQVSAPTTTADGVELTIAVNHVGHVQLWESLRARARVDRLVLTTSGTHDPAQRTGMPEPLPAVLEDLVRPPGPGVAASLRRYPTSKLANVLTAYEIARREPATTVVAYDPGLMPGTGLVRHQPTWFRVVWRGLGPLLTLHPRVTTPGASARHLAALADGSLRVPSGSYVSRGRPARSSDASHDEDVARRLYDDTLALVARRLAASR; translated from the coding sequence ATGACACACAGTGACACCAAGGGTGACGGCAACAGTCCACCTCCCCCGCTCCCCGTGCTCGTCACGGGCGGCACGAACGGCGTCGGGCTCCGCACCGCTCGACGCCTCGTCCGGTCCGGCCGTCCCGTCGTCGTCACGGGCACGCGCGAGCGCACCGTGGCCGAGGCGTCCCGTGCGACCGGCGCGACCGGCGTCGTCCTCGACCTCGCGTCCCCGACGTCCGTCGACGACGCGGCGGACGAGATCCTCGCCCGCACCGGCGGCAGGATCGGCGCCGTGCTCCTCAACGCCGGCACCCAGGTCTCCGCCCCGACCACCACCGCCGACGGGGTCGAGCTGACGATCGCCGTGAACCACGTCGGCCACGTCCAGCTCTGGGAGTCGCTCCGAGCACGCGCGCGAGTCGACCGCCTCGTCCTCACCACGTCCGGCACGCACGACCCCGCGCAGCGCACCGGCATGCCCGAGCCGCTACCCGCCGTCCTCGAGGATCTCGTCCGGCCCCCTGGACCCGGCGTGGCCGCGTCGTTGCGCCGGTACCCGACCTCGAAGCTCGCGAACGTCCTCACCGCGTACGAGATCGCGCGCCGGGAACCCGCGACGACGGTCGTCGCCTACGACCCCGGGCTCATGCCGGGAACGGGTCTCGTCCGCCACCAGCCGACCTGGTTCCGCGTCGTGTGGCGCGGGCTCGGCCCGCTGCTCACGCTGCACCCCCGCGTCACGACCCCGGGCGCGTCCGCCCGTCATCTCGCTGCGCTCGCCGACGGCAGCCTCCGCGTCCCCTCGGGCTCGTACGTGAGTCGCGGCCGTCCCGCGCGGTCGTCCGACGCCAGCCACGACGAGGACGTCGCACGCCGGCTCTACGACGACACGCTCGCGCTCGTCGCACGTCGGCTCGCGGCCTCCCGCTGA
- a CDS encoding TetR/AcrR family transcriptional regulator, with protein MVETAPNLGDQDQSLRARKLAHSRAHVTETAWRLFLARGYDDVTVAEIADAAGVARRTVHRYVTVKSDLVFGHEGEIVGLVEEVVAAAPPGASVRGVLVHALRGLAARWPTSREEAAARAQVIAGSAELVERELAKRARMRELVVDALRSARPAAPELELAVWAESGLAAFYLASSEWVAGRAELPEALDRVLGYLAAQE; from the coding sequence ATGGTGGAGACCGCACCGAACCTCGGTGACCAGGACCAGTCGCTGCGCGCGCGCAAGCTCGCGCACAGCCGGGCGCACGTGACCGAGACGGCGTGGCGGCTCTTCCTCGCGCGCGGGTACGACGACGTGACGGTCGCCGAGATCGCCGACGCCGCCGGGGTGGCGCGCCGCACCGTGCACCGGTACGTCACCGTGAAGTCCGACCTCGTCTTCGGGCACGAGGGCGAGATCGTCGGGCTCGTCGAGGAGGTCGTGGCCGCGGCACCGCCGGGGGCGAGCGTGCGCGGCGTCCTCGTGCACGCCCTCCGCGGCCTGGCGGCACGCTGGCCGACGAGCCGCGAGGAGGCGGCCGCGCGCGCGCAGGTGATCGCCGGGTCGGCCGAGCTCGTCGAGCGTGAGCTCGCGAAGCGGGCGCGGATGCGCGAGCTCGTGGTCGACGCGTTGCGCTCTGCGAGGCCGGCCGCCCCCGAGCTCGAGCTCGCGGTCTGGGCCGAGTCGGGGCTCGCGGCGTTCTACCTGGCCTCCTCGGAGTGGGTGGCCGGACGTGCGGAGCTGCCCGAGGCGCTGGACCGGGTGCTCGGGTACCTCGCGGCCCAGGAGTGA
- a CDS encoding MFS transporter, with product MTAAPRRRRPAGTPLGAPFRRLWSASTVSNLADGVLKVALPLVAVRYTDSPALVAGLTFALTLPWLLFALPAGALADRLDRRHAMIGANVARALLVVALAVVALVPDAGSIVALYVVAFGVGVTETLYDTSAQSILPQVVPRTALPRANGRLYAAELTANQFVGPPLGGLLVAAGAAVAFGLPGALWALAVGLLVGMPGSYRPERTTRTTLRADIAEGLRFLWHDRLLRTLALMVGGSNFASNAAFAIFVLYAVGPDSPLGLSEPAYGVLLTATAVGAFAGSFVAERVVALVGRARSLTLTVLGTTALIGVPAVTTSPWVIGAVYAVGGAGIAVWNVVTLSLRQRITPDALLGRLNSCYRLVAWGTMPLGAAVGGLLGETFGLRTVFVVMAAVSAATLLGLLVVDDRSMDAAERAADEQDRVGVRTEDGAEATPADPEG from the coding sequence ATGACCGCCGCACCCCGCCGACGACGCCCGGCCGGCACGCCCCTGGGAGCACCGTTCCGGCGCCTCTGGTCGGCGTCCACGGTGTCCAACCTCGCGGACGGCGTGCTCAAGGTCGCGCTGCCGCTCGTCGCGGTCCGGTACACCGACTCGCCCGCGCTCGTCGCCGGGCTGACGTTCGCACTCACCCTGCCCTGGCTCCTCTTCGCGCTCCCCGCCGGCGCGCTCGCGGACCGGCTCGACCGGCGCCACGCGATGATCGGCGCCAACGTGGCGCGCGCCCTGCTCGTGGTCGCGCTCGCCGTCGTCGCGCTCGTGCCCGACGCCGGGAGCATCGTCGCGCTCTACGTCGTCGCGTTCGGCGTCGGCGTCACGGAGACGCTCTACGACACCTCGGCCCAGTCGATCCTGCCCCAGGTCGTGCCGCGCACCGCGCTCCCCCGGGCGAACGGTCGCCTGTACGCGGCGGAGCTCACCGCGAACCAGTTCGTCGGGCCGCCGCTCGGCGGGCTGCTCGTCGCGGCCGGGGCGGCGGTCGCGTTCGGGCTCCCCGGCGCGCTGTGGGCGCTCGCGGTCGGCCTGCTGGTCGGCATGCCGGGCTCGTACCGGCCCGAGCGCACGACCCGCACGACGCTCCGCGCCGACATCGCCGAGGGCCTGCGCTTCCTGTGGCACGACCGGCTCCTGCGCACGCTCGCCCTCATGGTCGGTGGCAGCAACTTCGCGAGCAACGCCGCGTTCGCGATCTTCGTGCTCTACGCGGTCGGCCCCGACTCGCCCCTCGGGCTGTCCGAGCCCGCGTACGGCGTGCTGCTCACGGCGACGGCGGTCGGCGCGTTCGCCGGGTCGTTCGTCGCCGAGCGCGTCGTGGCCCTCGTGGGCCGGGCACGTTCCCTGACCCTCACCGTGCTCGGCACGACCGCGCTGATCGGCGTCCCCGCGGTGACGACGAGCCCCTGGGTGATCGGCGCCGTCTACGCCGTGGGCGGTGCGGGGATCGCGGTGTGGAACGTCGTCACCCTGTCGCTGCGGCAGCGGATCACGCCCGACGCCCTGCTCGGGCGCCTCAACTCCTGCTATCGCCTGGTCGCGTGGGGGACGATGCCGCTCGGCGCGGCGGTCGGCGGGCTGCTCGGCGAGACCTTCGGGCTGCGTACCGTGTTCGTCGTCATGGCGGCGGTGTCGGCGGCGACCCTGCTGGGTCTGCTCGTGGTCGACGACCGTTCCATGGACGCCGCGGAGCGCGCCGCCGACGAGCAGGACCGCGTCGGCGTCCGCACGGAGGACGGCGCCGAGGCCACCCCGGCGGACCCGGAGGGCTGA
- a CDS encoding family 43 glycosylhydrolase has translation MTSRHEPPPTPAEPRARRRRRSLAALLGLALVAPLAPVGAAAAGPMPTEPAPVPAAAEPSAEGLRLWLPLDETAGTVAHDASGNGLDGTLTGSGGGWQPGQGLMFGGSNHVDLPDDLLAGYDAVTVSADVWVDASLTGNYFFYTLGNPAVGTPQSGDGYLFSTGNANYRASISDLAWGREQNTAKAPAAALQRGVWKTITYTLGGGTARLYEDGAQVGQNTAVTITPGAIGGGTTTANALGKSAYAADNLFKGRMKDFRLYDRALTAQEVADVAAASAQDAVAADAAALDLGDTTAVVTDLALPAKGVGGSAVTWASSDDAVVSASGAVTRPAGDEPATATLTATVALRGATETRTFDVTVLPGDGDQAKADAAAAALEVTNLDDVRGNLTLPTAGLHGASVAWASSSGTISPTGEVTRPAHGEDAETVTLTATVTVGAASATRELAAHVPALPAQEDLAGYLFSYFVGEGTATGEQVYFGLSQGNDPLKYQNLNDNQPVLTSELGEKGLRDPFIIRSPEGDKFYQIATDLRIYDGNGWDAAQRQGSKSIMVWESTDLVNWTDQRLVKVSPDTAGNTWAPEAYYDESIGAYVVFWASKLYAEDDPNHTGNTYNRMMYATTRDFVTFSEAQVWVDPGYSVIDSTVTQHDGQYYRFTKDERNNTSSTPCSKFILAEKAAELRSTDYDFITDCIGKANSLGGGINQGEGPTIFKSNTEEKWYLFIDEFGGRGYVPFESTSLDAAEWTMSTDYQMPSRPRHGTVLPVTQAEYDRLLSTYQPDAFVESVEDVAVTVQTGSAPVLPASVTAHYADGSTGPADVTWDAVDPASYAQAGSFEVAGSLGGGVSVRARAVVTVTDDVVPVEGLSVTPESLQVGVGGTRQLSATVTPANATARAIRWASDDAGVATVSADGVVTGVGEGHAMVTATTADGSHTAYVAVEVTTEIPGLVVRYALDETSGTSAANTAPGSSFGPATLTNGAAFSGTGEGVTLDGTNDYVDLPDHLLAGLTDVTVGLDVKVATDQATPYFVYGLGNTSGTAGNGYLFTTGNAYRTSIATGNWTTEQTVTKNANLQRGVWKHLTYTLSGTTAVLYEDGVEVGRQTGVTIDPKDIGDGSTLANYLGRSLYSGDRYLKGSVRDFRIYDRALTADEVYQVGADHTAVTGAELDALKVPAIVDGASSTVTLAVEPGTDVSALAPVLTVSPRATVTPGNGSVQDFTQPVEYTVTGPDGSSRTWTVQAKQMGSPVLPGTYADPNIAQFGDTFYLYATTDGTPGWGGKDFYVWKSTDLVTWERSEQPFLTLDGTNGNVPWATGNAWAPTIIERDGKYYFYFSGHNPTYNRKTIGVAVADSPEGPFMAQPTAMITNGEAVTSGQAIDPAAFRDPETGKFWLLWGNGGPSNGPVMAELNDDMTSIKQDTLRRIPGLTDFREGLFLNYRDGVYHLTYSIDDTGSENYRVGYATSDSIDGPWTYRGVILEKDASQGILGTGHSSILNVEGTDDWYIAYHRFAIPGGDGTHRETTIDRLTFGDDGLIQEVVPTLESVDPVDVAPTPRVELTVEATPRCLAGKVYVAVRATNAGDVPADVTLTTPYGTKTFAAVAPGANAYQSFATRATSVPAGTVTVTGTAVLDGAPVTTPYDVTYDADTCG, from the coding sequence ATGACCTCACGCCACGAACCACCCCCGACGCCCGCGGAGCCCCGCGCCCGACGCCGACGCCGCTCGCTCGCGGCGCTCCTCGGGCTCGCGCTGGTCGCACCGCTCGCGCCCGTGGGCGCGGCGGCCGCCGGCCCGATGCCCACGGAACCCGCGCCGGTCCCGGCTGCGGCCGAGCCGAGCGCGGAGGGGCTCCGGCTCTGGCTCCCGCTCGACGAGACCGCGGGCACCGTCGCGCACGACGCCTCCGGCAACGGCCTGGACGGGACCCTCACCGGCTCCGGCGGCGGCTGGCAGCCCGGCCAGGGCCTGATGTTCGGCGGGTCCAACCACGTCGACCTGCCCGACGACCTCCTGGCCGGCTACGACGCCGTGACGGTGAGCGCGGACGTGTGGGTCGACGCGTCGCTGACCGGCAACTACTTCTTCTACACCCTCGGCAACCCCGCGGTCGGCACCCCGCAGTCCGGGGACGGGTACCTGTTCTCGACGGGCAACGCGAACTACCGTGCGTCGATCTCCGACCTCGCGTGGGGTCGCGAGCAGAACACCGCCAAGGCCCCCGCCGCCGCGCTGCAGCGCGGCGTCTGGAAGACGATCACGTACACGCTCGGCGGCGGCACCGCGCGGCTGTACGAGGACGGCGCGCAGGTCGGGCAGAACACGGCCGTGACCATCACGCCCGGTGCGATCGGCGGCGGCACGACGACCGCGAACGCGCTCGGGAAGTCGGCCTACGCCGCCGACAACCTCTTCAAGGGCCGCATGAAGGACTTCCGGCTCTACGACCGCGCGCTGACCGCGCAGGAGGTCGCCGACGTCGCGGCGGCTTCGGCACAGGACGCCGTGGCGGCCGACGCCGCCGCCCTGGACCTCGGCGACACGACCGCCGTCGTCACCGACCTCGCGCTCCCGGCGAAGGGCGTCGGCGGCTCGGCGGTGACCTGGGCCAGCTCGGACGACGCCGTCGTCTCCGCGAGCGGTGCCGTCACGCGCCCCGCGGGCGACGAGCCCGCGACCGCGACGCTCACCGCGACGGTGGCGCTGCGCGGCGCGACCGAGACGCGGACGTTCGACGTCACGGTCCTGCCGGGCGACGGCGACCAGGCCAAGGCCGACGCCGCGGCCGCGGCGCTCGAGGTGACGAACCTCGACGACGTGCGCGGCAACCTCACCCTGCCCACCGCGGGGCTGCACGGCGCGAGCGTGGCGTGGGCGTCGTCGTCGGGCACGATCAGCCCGACGGGCGAGGTCACGCGGCCCGCGCACGGCGAGGACGCCGAGACCGTGACGCTCACGGCGACGGTGACCGTGGGCGCAGCGAGCGCCACGCGCGAGCTCGCGGCGCACGTCCCCGCTCTGCCCGCGCAGGAGGACCTCGCGGGCTACCTCTTCTCCTACTTCGTGGGCGAGGGCACCGCGACGGGCGAGCAGGTCTACTTCGGCCTCAGCCAGGGCAACGACCCGCTGAAGTACCAGAACCTCAACGACAACCAGCCGGTGCTGACGTCGGAGCTCGGGGAGAAGGGCCTGCGGGACCCGTTCATCATCCGCTCGCCAGAGGGCGACAAGTTCTACCAGATCGCGACCGACCTGCGGATCTACGACGGCAACGGCTGGGACGCGGCGCAGCGGCAGGGGTCGAAGTCGATCATGGTGTGGGAGTCCACGGACCTCGTGAACTGGACGGACCAGCGCCTGGTCAAGGTCTCGCCCGACACCGCGGGCAACACGTGGGCGCCCGAGGCGTACTACGACGAGAGCATCGGCGCGTACGTCGTCTTCTGGGCGTCCAAGCTCTACGCCGAGGACGACCCGAACCACACCGGCAACACCTACAACCGCATGATGTATGCCACGACGCGCGACTTCGTGACGTTCAGCGAGGCGCAGGTGTGGGTCGACCCGGGCTACTCGGTCATCGACTCGACCGTGACGCAGCACGACGGCCAGTACTACCGCTTCACCAAGGACGAGCGGAACAACACGTCGTCCACGCCGTGCTCCAAGTTCATCCTCGCGGAGAAGGCCGCTGAGCTGCGCTCGACGGACTACGACTTCATCACCGACTGCATCGGCAAGGCGAACTCGCTCGGCGGCGGGATCAACCAGGGCGAGGGCCCGACGATCTTCAAGTCGAACACCGAGGAGAAGTGGTACCTCTTCATCGACGAGTTCGGCGGCCGCGGCTACGTGCCGTTCGAGTCGACCTCGCTCGACGCGGCCGAGTGGACCATGTCCACCGACTACCAGATGCCGTCGCGCCCGCGCCACGGCACGGTGCTCCCGGTCACGCAGGCCGAGTACGACCGCCTGCTCAGCACGTACCAGCCCGACGCGTTCGTCGAGTCCGTCGAGGACGTCGCGGTCACGGTGCAGACGGGCTCCGCGCCCGTGCTTCCCGCCTCCGTCACCGCGCACTACGCCGACGGCTCCACCGGCCCGGCCGACGTCACGTGGGACGCGGTCGACCCGGCGTCGTACGCGCAGGCGGGGTCGTTCGAGGTCGCCGGGTCCCTCGGCGGCGGCGTGAGCGTCCGCGCCCGCGCGGTCGTCACGGTGACCGACGACGTCGTCCCTGTCGAGGGACTGAGCGTCACCCCCGAGTCGCTCCAGGTGGGCGTCGGCGGGACGCGGCAGCTCAGCGCGACGGTGACGCCCGCCAACGCGACGGCGCGCGCGATCAGGTGGGCGTCGGACGACGCGGGCGTCGCCACGGTCTCGGCCGACGGCGTCGTCACCGGCGTCGGCGAGGGCCACGCGATGGTCACCGCGACCACGGCCGACGGGTCGCACACGGCGTACGTCGCGGTCGAGGTGACCACCGAGATCCCGGGCCTGGTCGTGCGGTACGCGCTCGACGAGACGAGCGGGACGTCGGCGGCGAACACCGCGCCGGGGTCGTCGTTCGGGCCCGCGACGCTGACCAACGGTGCGGCGTTCTCCGGGACCGGCGAGGGTGTGACGCTCGACGGGACGAACGACTACGTCGACCTGCCCGACCACCTGCTCGCTGGGCTGACCGACGTCACGGTCGGGCTCGACGTCAAGGTCGCGACCGACCAGGCGACGCCGTACTTCGTCTACGGCCTCGGCAACACGAGCGGCACGGCGGGCAACGGGTACCTGTTCACCACGGGCAACGCGTACCGCACGTCGATCGCGACGGGGAACTGGACGACCGAGCAGACCGTCACCAAGAACGCGAACCTGCAGCGCGGGGTGTGGAAGCACCTCACGTACACGCTGTCCGGCACGACCGCCGTGCTCTACGAGGACGGCGTCGAGGTGGGCCGCCAGACCGGCGTCACGATCGACCCGAAGGACATCGGCGACGGCTCGACGCTCGCCAACTACCTCGGCCGCTCGCTGTACTCGGGCGACCGCTACCTCAAGGGCTCGGTGCGCGACTTCCGGATCTACGACCGCGCGCTCACGGCGGACGAGGTCTACCAGGTCGGGGCCGACCACACGGCCGTCACGGGAGCCGAGCTCGACGCGCTCAAGGTCCCGGCGATCGTCGACGGGGCGAGCTCGACCGTGACGCTCGCCGTCGAGCCGGGCACGGACGTCTCCGCGCTCGCGCCGGTCCTCACGGTCTCGCCGCGCGCGACGGTCACGCCCGGGAACGGCTCGGTGCAGGACTTCACGCAGCCCGTGGAGTACACCGTGACCGGGCCGGACGGGTCGTCGCGCACGTGGACGGTCCAGGCCAAGCAGATGGGCAGCCCGGTGCTCCCCGGGACGTACGCGGACCCGAACATCGCGCAGTTCGGCGACACGTTCTACCTCTATGCCACGACCGACGGCACGCCGGGCTGGGGCGGCAAGGACTTCTACGTCTGGAAGTCCACCGACCTCGTGACGTGGGAGCGCTCGGAGCAGCCGTTCCTCACGCTCGACGGCACGAACGGGAACGTCCCCTGGGCGACCGGCAACGCGTGGGCGCCCACCATCATCGAGCGGGACGGGAAGTACTACTTCTACTTCTCCGGCCACAACCCGACGTACAACCGCAAGACGATCGGCGTCGCGGTGGCCGACAGCCCCGAGGGCCCGTTCATGGCGCAGCCGACGGCGATGATCACCAACGGCGAGGCGGTCACGTCCGGCCAGGCGATCGACCCCGCCGCGTTCCGTGACCCGGAGACCGGCAAGTTCTGGCTCCTGTGGGGCAACGGCGGCCCGTCGAACGGCCCGGTCATGGCGGAGCTGAACGACGACATGACGTCGATCAAGCAGGACACGCTCCGGCGCATCCCCGGCCTGACCGACTTCCGCGAGGGCCTGTTCCTCAACTACCGGGACGGCGTCTACCACCTCACGTACTCGATCGACGACACGGGGTCGGAGAACTACCGCGTCGGCTACGCGACGTCGGACAGCATCGACGGCCCGTGGACGTACCGCGGCGTGATCCTCGAGAAGGACGCCTCGCAGGGCATCCTCGGGACCGGGCACAGCTCGATCCTCAACGTCGAGGGCACGGACGACTGGTACATCGCGTACCACCGGTTCGCGATCCCCGGTGGCGACGGGACCCACCGCGAGACGACGATCGACCGCCTGACGTTCGGCGACGACGGCCTCATCCAGGAGGTCGTGCCGACGCTCGAGAGTGTGGACCCGGTCGACGTGGCCCCCACGCCCCGGGTGGAGCTGACCGTCGAGGCCACCCCGCGCTGCCTCGCGGGCAAGGTCTACGTCGCGGTCCGGGCGACCAACGCGGGCGACGTGCCCGCCGACGTCACCCTCACGACCCCGTACGGCACGAAGACGTTCGCGGCCGTGGCCCCGGGGGCGAACGCGTACCAGTCGTTCGCGACCCGCGCGACGTCGGTCCCGGCCGGCACGGTGACGGTCACCGGCACGGCCGTGCTCGACGGCGCCCCGGTCACCACGCCCTACGACGTCACCTACGACGCCGACACCTGCGGCTGA
- a CDS encoding immunoglobulin-like domain-containing protein, with amino-acid sequence MSTHRGRSALAAGLVGALAVSTLAAAVAAPAAADVGGPTDEGLVAWYPLDAARTTGGTTANVAEGSSFGPATLVGGTATADGTTLDGTDDYVDLPDHLLAGLTDVTVSLDVLVSQDQGTPYFVYGLGNTSGSNGNGYLFTTGNAYRTSIATGNWSTEQTVTKGSNLQRGVWKTLTYTLTGTTATLYEDGVQVKQATNVTTDPGQIGGGQTTANYVGRSLYSGDRYLKGQVRDFRLYDRALTAAEAGELAAGTSTAAADADLAALDLGDTSAVTADLVLPTTGAQGSLVTWTSSDAGVVSAAGKVTRPAAGEDDATVTLTALVTRGAVARTAQLDVTVLAHLAPAEAVAWDASHVVVPHLDDVRGNLTLPTGGANGSTLAWASSDPATVSATGEVTRPAHGEPAAVVQLTATATKEGATATHTYDATVRPLPAEADYEGYFFPYFEGESTADGESVYFSASDGNDPLDWVELNDGEPVLTSTLGEKGLRDPFIIRSPEGDRFFLLATDLRIYGGNNFGNAQERGSRALMIWESTDLVHWSDQRMVTVSSAYAGNTWAPEAFWDAQRGEYIVYWASALYPTTSTDGRRIADSYQRMMYATTRDFVTFSEPQVWIDEKRGNGLGMIDSSIVEHEGTYYRFTKDEAYMIPRLERSTDLRSTDWDLVAEKIGYGQPNPWGGTLTAGEGPTVFKSNTEEKWYLFVDQPSYHGGQGYLPLESTDLDSGVWTSVDAHLPSSPRHGTVLPITAAEHAALLAAYGEQPPAPELDLAVEATSRCLAGKAYVAVRATNGEDVPVTVTLTTPYGEKAFADVAPGRNAYQSFAARATAVPAGTATVTGMATLDGAAVTTTRDVAVDALDCG; translated from the coding sequence ATGTCGACACACCGAGGACGCTCGGCGCTCGCCGCCGGGCTGGTGGGGGCGCTCGCCGTCTCCACGCTCGCCGCCGCGGTCGCCGCACCAGCGGCCGCAGACGTCGGCGGGCCCACCGACGAGGGGCTCGTCGCGTGGTACCCGCTCGACGCCGCGAGAACGACCGGCGGCACGACGGCGAACGTCGCCGAGGGCTCGTCGTTCGGCCCGGCCACCCTGGTGGGCGGCACGGCGACGGCCGACGGCACGACGCTGGACGGCACGGACGACTACGTCGACCTGCCCGACCACCTGCTCGCCGGGCTCACGGACGTCACCGTGAGCCTCGACGTGCTCGTGAGCCAGGACCAGGGCACGCCGTACTTCGTCTACGGGCTCGGGAACACGAGCGGCTCGAACGGCAACGGCTACCTGTTCACGACCGGCAACGCGTACCGCACGTCGATCGCGACGGGGAACTGGTCCACCGAGCAGACGGTGACCAAGGGCTCCAACCTGCAGCGCGGCGTCTGGAAGACCCTCACCTACACGCTCACCGGCACGACCGCGACGCTCTACGAGGACGGCGTGCAGGTCAAGCAGGCCACGAACGTCACGACCGACCCCGGCCAGATCGGCGGCGGGCAGACGACCGCGAACTACGTCGGCCGCTCCCTCTACTCCGGCGACCGCTACCTCAAGGGCCAGGTGCGCGACTTCCGCCTCTACGACCGCGCGCTCACCGCGGCGGAGGCGGGCGAGCTCGCCGCCGGGACCTCCACGGCCGCCGCGGACGCCGACCTCGCCGCGCTCGACCTCGGCGACACGAGCGCGGTCACCGCGGACCTCGTGCTGCCCACCACGGGCGCGCAGGGGTCTCTCGTCACGTGGACGTCGTCCGACGCGGGTGTCGTCAGCGCCGCGGGGAAGGTCACCCGGCCCGCCGCGGGCGAGGACGACGCGACCGTGACGCTCACCGCGCTCGTCACGCGCGGCGCCGTCGCGCGCACCGCGCAGCTCGACGTCACGGTCCTCGCGCACCTCGCGCCCGCCGAGGCCGTCGCGTGGGACGCGAGCCACGTCGTCGTGCCGCACCTCGACGACGTCCGCGGCAACCTCACGCTGCCCACCGGCGGCGCCAACGGCTCGACCCTCGCCTGGGCGAGCTCCGACCCAGCGACCGTCTCGGCCACGGGCGAGGTGACGCGGCCCGCCCACGGCGAGCCGGCCGCCGTCGTGCAGCTCACCGCGACCGCGACCAAGGAAGGCGCTACCGCGACGCACACGTACGACGCCACGGTCCGGCCGCTGCCCGCCGAGGCCGACTACGAGGGCTACTTCTTCCCGTACTTCGAGGGCGAGAGCACCGCGGACGGCGAGTCGGTCTACTTCAGCGCGAGCGACGGGAACGACCCGCTCGACTGGGTCGAGCTGAACGACGGCGAGCCCGTGCTCACGTCGACGCTCGGCGAGAAGGGCCTGCGCGACCCGTTCATCATCCGCTCGCCCGAGGGCGACCGGTTCTTCCTCCTCGCGACCGACCTGCGCATCTACGGAGGCAACAACTTCGGCAACGCGCAGGAGCGCGGGTCGCGCGCCCTGATGATCTGGGAGTCGACCGACCTGGTGCACTGGTCCGACCAGCGCATGGTCACGGTGTCGAGCGCGTACGCGGGCAACACGTGGGCGCCCGAGGCGTTCTGGGACGCGCAGCGCGGCGAGTACATCGTCTACTGGGCCTCCGCGCTCTACCCGACCACCTCGACCGACGGTCGCCGCATCGCCGACTCCTACCAGCGCATGATGTACGCGACCACGCGGGACTTCGTGACGTTCTCCGAGCCGCAGGTGTGGATCGACGAGAAGCGCGGCAACGGGCTCGGGATGATCGACTCGTCGATCGTCGAGCACGAGGGCACGTACTACCGGTTCACCAAGGACGAGGCGTACATGATCCCGCGCCTCGAGAGGTCGACCGACCTGCGTTCGACCGACTGGGACCTCGTCGCCGAGAAGATCGGCTACGGCCAGCCCAACCCGTGGGGCGGCACGCTGACCGCGGGCGAGGGACCGACCGTGTTCAAGTCGAACACCGAGGAGAAGTGGTACCTCTTCGTCGACCAGCCGAGCTACCACGGCGGGCAGGGCTATCTGCCGCTCGAGTCCACCGACCTCGACTCGGGCGTGTGGACGTCGGTCGACGCCCACCTGCCGAGCAGTCCGCGCCACGGCACCGTCCTGCCCATCACGGCCGCCGAGCACGCCGCGCTCCTCGCGGCGTACGGGGAGCAGCCGCCCGCGCCCGAGCTCGACCTGGCGGTCGAGGCGACCTCGCGCTGCCTCGCGGGCAAGGCGTACGTCGCGGTCCGCGCCACGAACGGCGAGGACGTCCCCGTCACCGTGACGCTCACGACGCCGTACGGCGAGAAGGCGTTCGCCGACGTCGCGCCGGGCAGGAACGCGTACCAGTCGTTCGCCGCCCGCGCGACGGCGGTCCCGGCCGGGACCGCGACCGTGACCGGTATGGCCACGCTCGACGGCGCCGCGGTCACCACCACGCGCGACGTGGCGGTCGACGCGCTCGACTGCGGCTGA
- a CDS encoding ArsR/SmtB family transcription factor gives MSTEPTPQDPAPAPGATPPAVPGRRPPTALEAKALAHPLRQRIVRQCGTREMTNKELADHLGVAPGTALHHVRLLVRAGLLEPADVRTGAGGALERPYRATGATWWLDDPLRGTAPDVRFGPVAAALDDALAAGPDAVTTSAAFRLHLSDDDVAELDRRILAVLDEYVATDDQRLDRPLHRGLFVLHRPPS, from the coding sequence ATGAGCACCGAGCCCACGCCGCAGGACCCCGCACCGGCCCCCGGCGCGACGCCGCCCGCGGTGCCTGGACGGCGTCCGCCCACCGCGCTCGAGGCCAAGGCCCTCGCCCACCCGCTCCGGCAGCGCATCGTCCGCCAGTGCGGAACGCGCGAGATGACGAACAAGGAGCTCGCCGACCACCTCGGCGTCGCACCCGGCACGGCCCTCCACCACGTGCGCCTCCTCGTCCGCGCGGGCCTGCTCGAGCCCGCCGACGTGCGCACGGGTGCCGGGGGAGCGCTCGAACGCCCCTACCGCGCCACCGGCGCGACCTGGTGGCTCGACGACCCCCTGCGCGGCACCGCCCCCGACGTCCGGTTCGGCCCCGTCGCCGCCGCGCTCGACGACGCCCTCGCCGCCGGCCCCGACGCCGTCACGACGTCCGCCGCGTTCCGCCTCCACCTCTCCGACGACGACGTCGCCGAGCTCGACCGGCGCATCCTCGCCGTCCTCGACGAGTACGTCGCGACCGACGACCAGCGCCTCGACCGCCCCCTCCACCGCGGCCTGTTCGTCCTCCACCGCCCCCCGTCCTGA